From the genome of Canis aureus isolate CA01 chromosome 29, VMU_Caureus_v.1.0, whole genome shotgun sequence:
CTCTAGGGTTAGACCCCGGGTTCGGATACTGCCCTCATTTGCCAACTGCAAGATCTTCGTTAGGCAAGTTGTTTAGCTTAATCTCTctggtcttcattttctttgtctataaaatagTATGAAAATGCCACTTACCTCATAGGATGGTTGTTAGAAATGTATTTagtacttttctgtttttaaagatttatttacttatgatagacagagagagagagagagagagagagaggaggaggaggaggcagagacacaggaggagggagaagcaggctccatgttgggagcctgatgtgggactcgatcccgggactccagggcaggcgctaaaccgctgagccatccagggatcccccagtactTTTCAAATCTTGTGTAGTGCCTTGAACACGGCAAGCACTTActgttatttattaatattactatcgttattggggcgcctgggtggctcagttggctaagtctctgctgtgcagggagccggcttgttcctctccctctgcccctcggccCATTCGTGCTCtcgttctctttctcaaataaataaataagtaataaaaatctttaatagtTTTACCGTTATTATTTTCCGCCATAGCACCCGCCCCAGTACTCCCTAGGGTCCCTGagaccctgggctcccagggctctTGCTCCAAGTGCCTCTCCCCACGCAGCCCCTAGAGGGCGCCCGGAACTCACTTGTCCAGCGTTTCTGCGTCTGAAGCTTCAGGCCTGGCTCCCACTGCTAAGTAGCTGCTGCCTTCTCCAGCTTTAGGGGCTTGTGACTCCTTCCGAAGGAAGGGAAGATCTGTAGGCTCTGGGACTGCAGGGCGGAAAACTTGAGGGATCAGGAGCAGCTCTCACCAAAGCCCCCCTTTGCGACGGCACCGGCAGGCAGCGGTGGGGGCCTTGCACCCTGTTTGTTTCCCTGCCCCTAACAACATAGGGCAACATTCTTGCATACAAAAGGAGGCCAGATTTCCTTAGGCTTCAGGGTGGCAGCGGCGACTGCTGGACCTTCTGAGCCTGGCGAAGGTCCTTGGCTGGAATCCCGGACGACTCACCGCCCCCAAGCCCAGTCTCAGCGTCTTGGGGTGTCCTCACCCATGGGAGCGAGACGCAGGGTTGGCAACAGAAGCACGGACCTAGGAAATCCCCATACCCGCGCCGCTGGCAGGCGAGTTAGGCCTCGGCAGGGCACTccgggcagggggaggaggggcggggaagggggtggggaatgtGGGGAATGCCCTGGCGAGGAGGCCTAGGGTAACCTCCGGCCCCTAGAAGCTTCGCGGACGTAGAGGGGCGTGAGTTTGAGGGAAATCAGAATGCCGTGGGtggagattgtgtgtgtgtgtgtgtgtgtgtgtgcctagcACCCGCACACCTGTAGCTCCCTCCCCTTGTGCAATATCGCACAGCCCAAGGGCTGCATAGTGGGAGGCCATATGTGAGGTTGTAGCGATGCAGGCTGTGACTGAGGAGATGTGAGTTTGTAGGCACCCCTCAACACAACATGGGTACACCACCGCTCCTTCCACTCACTACCCTACCCCCTCCATCTTACTGTCTTAACGATTCTGCTCTGAGCTCCTTGGAAAATCCAAACTGGCTCTAGCCCTTGCTCAGTCTGTTTTGATGGGGCTCCCCAGGATGAGTTCAGGTGTGGGTGCAGGGGAGTGGTGCCAGGGCCTCCCAAGGCTGGAATTGGGCAGTAGATTCaagccatgggggggggggcaggtgggacAAAACGGAAGAAACTcctgttagttgctgggagaagCGGCCTGGCTGTGCGGCTCCAAACTCTGAGCTGTTCAGGGAGCAAGACTCTGAGGGCTGCGTGGGAGTGAATAGTGTCTGAAGGTGGGTGTGAggagagcaggaggagcagagcatGAGGGAGGGGGTTTCCTCCCGCACCTGGCCTGAGGGGCCCTCATGGCAGCACCGGGGCCCCAGCTCCCGCCCCCACATGCACAAACACCCCATAGCGCTGCAGCTGAATACCAACTGCTCCAGCTCTGCACAGCCTGGAGGGAGGTCCCTCTTAGTGGGCTCATACACCTGGAACATACCTTGCCCACCCGCAAGTCACACAATAAATAGGATGCCCTCCTGAGTCCTGGGCCCACGGCAAAGCCCCACAGCTGCAACCACAGTAGGGGCATCACAAGGCAGTGCTCAGGCCATGCCCACACAGCCCCCCAGCACAGATCGGCACAAAGCCGCTATTATAGTTAACAGGTTGAGCCAGATTCTCTGTGTGTACCACCGGCGGCCCAACGCGGGCCTCTCCGACCCCAGCCCCGCCTGGGTTTCTGCGCCCCGCAGGCCACCACCCTCTCAGCAGCCACCACGCCGGGCTGCGCCGGGTCTGACCGGAGCTCAGGGCTCCCTCGCCTCCCAATTTGGTCAGTGCAGTCGGCTCACtggaggcaaggaaggaagcgGACCTTTCTGCTCAGGCAGGTTCGTtaattcctcttctctttccgCACCGCTCCACACAGTTACGCGGATACTGAagttccttttctatttttgaacAGAGCCCGGCCGACCGCTTCCGGCAGGCGCGGTGGCAGGCCCGGAGTGGTGAGCTTCTGGCTGCGGCACTTGGCCCCGTCTTTGAccctcgcagccccctccccagcagcCTCCGCTCCGCTCGGGGCGGGGTGTGGGGTCCAGCTGCCCCCGTGGGGCTTCGCCGCCGTCCTGGCCTTTCCCCGCTGCCGCGGCCTCGGCCGACGCGGGATTCGCCGAGATTCCGTCCCAACGAATTCCCGGCGGAGACAGGGAAGTCGTGCGCGGCCCCAGGGCGCCCAGAGCCCGGGTGCCCCGGGGAGTCTGGCACCCCCCGGGACGCCTCGCCCCAGGGCCTGGGCGCGTGGGAGGGGCCCCGGGAGTGCGCGACCCCGGCCTCCAGCAGCCAGCGAGTGCCGAGAGCCAGCGAGGACCCCGGGAGCCCCGAGCCGGTGGCCTCCTGCGGTGGAcgcagggccccagggctggggatCCCCGCCTGGGGGGCGCCCGCTTCTCGAGTCTCTGACAAGCTGGATGGAGTCAGAGAGCAGTGGGGCAGAAGGGGGCATTCGCCCCTGTGCTCCTGTGAACCCTAGCTGTTTGTGAAGATCTAGGAGGTAGGAGGTATTATGAGGAGGGGTGTATGATATCTAATTTTGCTCAGTTTGTCTCTTAAGAGGGGAGGAGGAGTTGGGGTCAAAGCCTGGACTTTGGAGGGGGCTTGAGGGTGGTTTTTGTGCGGTGCAGCTATGCTGcactcctgcctctgctcctcatctggacagGCGATAGCCAGAAAATATCCAGCAGCCTCCCGCCAGCAGCCTCTCCAGGGATCCTGGGGattgggaggtgggaggaaggctCCAGTCTCAGCTTCAGAGACTCTGGAATCTTACAGCTGAGAGGCACTAAAGGTGCGTCTTAAAGACACAAATGAGGAAGATATGGCATCACGCAGAGAAAGTGTGGGCCAGGCGCAGGCGGCTTCAGTCCTTGCTGGAGAGGAGGGATCATCTAGAcctgcccaggcagagggaaacgAATTCGGTGGTTCCAGGAGGCCATTTCCGGATCTCTTCCAGCCAGGTACTGGGTGTTTCGACTGGTGCGGGCTGGAAGCCGGCTTGCAGACCCAGTATTGTGGCTAGAACTTTCTCCCCACAACCAACACGGCTTGTCGGGGCCCTGCCTGGTGACCTGGTGGACCtgggaggcaggagcaggagggccAGGCTTAGTCCTTTGGATACAGAATCCTCTTCTCCTGAAATCAGGCTCCAAGGGGGCCAAGAATGAGGGATGGATGAGCACTGCCTCTCCTAGTCAAATTTCCCCTTGGGCCTCCTAGGGTAGGAGGTTGCTGTGCTTTGTCCCCCTGTGGTTGTGGTATGGCAGGTCCAGGATGGCAGCCTGGGCAGGGATTAAGGACAGTGTCTCTGATAGTTTCTGTGATTCCTCCAACCCCTCTGGGTACACACAGCTCTGTATACCTGAACAAGACCCACACCCACTCACTTCTAGTTTCTAGTCACAAAGTTCTCTCACTCTCCCATCCCAAAGAGCCTCCTATCCCCCACCACTTTATTACCCCAGGATGGCATGTCCCCAGACCCTCCACAACCTAGCTTCTTCCAGAAAAGCAGGCCCAAGTCAGTTTTGTGTACCTGAGATTCATCTAGTAGGTGGGGGACTAGATGTTATAGGGAATGTTGTATACTGTGGCTGCTCTCCTGGCTGGAGTGGTCTGGGGCTTCCCTGAAGGTCCCTAGGAAGTCACTCATTCAGATCTCTCCTAGGTTAGACTAGTGCTCCGAGTGGGAAGTCCTACTCAGAGCACCACAGAGGATCCTGGCCCACATACTGACTTACTGTGCTCCAACCTGTGTGGCTTGCAGGCTAAGGGCCTAGAACCCCAGAATCCCTAGCAGATGTTGATACCCTCCCTCCAGTGTATCTGCACACCCTGCTTTAGACCCTCCCCCCACACCAGTATTACACATTTACATCCACGCAGTCACAACCACACACACTCACCTGCAGGAAGAGTCACCCACAATGATCCACACTCCCCCCTAATGCACTCCCCCATTACATACTGTCACACATATATGCAGTAAAACACACATCTTATATATGATTACATGTCACACATGATTACATATCACACACAGTTATATTCATACAATTACAGATGATTCACAATTACAAACACTCACGCATTTAACACAAAAATAGATTTGGAGGAGCAATGAATTAACACATTAACACATGATTCATACAGTCACATATACGGGTGGATGATCACAATAACCTAAAAAGACACAGTTGCATTCACACACGTTACACACACTGCTGCAAGTTCATGCGTACAATGATAGTTTCGATTTGCAACTTAAGCAGAAACCAGCACTCACAATAATTGCAAACACAGTGACACATTTAAATACTATTACATTCATTATCAGTATCATCCTGATAGtccacaccaacacacacacaatgcacacCCACAACCCTTGTACCCAAAGACAGTATATTCTCTTGAGCATTAGCCATCCCAGGAGAGCCTGGcactccttcctttcctcaaGTCTGCCTTCTctgtccccctccttccctctctccagagCCTGCAGATTCTGGCCCCCAGATGTCCCTCATGCTCAGACACAGCAGCTGCCCCAGCAGCACCATTTCACACCAAACCCAAGTAGCTACAATGTGCTGGGCTCAGCAAGGCGCAGGCAGCCCTGGCTCCGGATCcggagggttttatttttttttcacataaattaCACAAGCACTTTATAAAATGGTTACACAGAAAACACCTTATAAGTGCATAACTTAAACTCCCCTATGAACAGGATCTGGAGAAAAAGGCTGAGTTTGTGTGAAAACCTGCCTGCGCGTACCTGGGTGCAGCTAGGATGTGTGATGGGGGCCTGGCAGGTTGTGGTGCTGTTGTGTGTGGGATAGTGTGTCACAGTGCGGCCGTAGCCTTGTGTTTGTGAGAAGTGCCATGCTGTTCACAATGAAGCTGGGTCACCACTAGCTTATGCCTGATAGTGAGAATCAAGGTTGTGAAGGCTATGGCCCTATGTGTGCGTGACACTTGGCCATAGGTCCTCTGTGTTTGACTCTGGGTGACACCACAAGGGACAGTAACATCACCTCTGGGTGGTACTTTGGGTGCGTGTGTGATGGAGAGTGGAATACAGTGGGGGTCTCCCCAGAGCAATTTCAAATGACAGCCCATGCTGTCTTCTGAAGACCCCAGAAGCTcttcttcccccacctcctctgcctctcagtcccacgttaaaaatcagaataaaataaaatagacgcAAACTGAGAGGACTCTGAACAGTTCCAGAGGGCACGGGACCACTTAGGTGTCTGGAAGGAGGTCCTGTGTCCCTGTTTCCCTCCcgcgctctttttttttttccaccgaAGAGAAAACAGCGTGGGCAGGAGCACAGGCCCGTGTGGAGGGGTGCGGCGCGTCCCCCTCCCGCGTGCAGTCTGAAGCGGGAGGGTGGACGGAAAGTCCTGGCTCTCAGCCTCCGCCACCCCACAGCTGGACGCTGGCTTTCGCCGGCGTAGCAGGCAGGCTCACTCGCAGGCCGACGCCACGGATGTGACGCTGGTGATCTTGGTGGAGTCGTCAGACCACGGCTGCAGGTTCTGCAGGGCGAAGAGTGAAGAGTTGTGCACGCACAGTGGGTCGGCGGGCAACGGCTGCGCCAGACTCTTCTGGAAGGCCTCTTGCTGCAGCTGCAGGAGAATGCGGTTTGCCTGCTGCCTCTCAGCCTCACGCTCCTCCGCGGTCTGCCGCCTGCACCGGGGATAAGCCGTTACCGATGCTTCGGTGCGCTCCGGGGAGATAGCCTGGACTTGCACTGCTCCCTTCACAGCCCTCCCCAGCTCCAGCTTGGGCCCTTTTAACACACACCCTTATCTGGAGGGTCCTGACTCCAACAGACTGGAAACCCCAAAAGTCAAAGGAGCGCAGGTACCCAGTGGGACAATCTGCTGCTAGGCCCAAGCATCTGGTCCCCCCCTTCCCACTAGCCTCCCCTTCCCAGGGGAGGATGGCATCTCTCCCCTCCCGAGCTGCGCTGTCCCAAGCCTAAGGCGCAccaccctccccaccagcccAGGGCAGAGACGGCGGGGGCGGTGGATTAGGAGCTGCTTGGCCTGACCTCTCGGCTCCCCCTTTCCTCTGCGAGCCTGTGGCAGGCTTCCTACCTCCtgccccgagccccgcgccccgcgcccggccggGACTCCCGCCGGACCAGCCGCCTTCCTCCGAAGCGGTGCGGGGAGGCGATGACTCACTCATTCCATTTAAAGCCTCCCCTCCACCCCGTCAACTGAGATCAAACGTCTGTCTCTAAGGTGGACAGACCTAATGGGAGTCCCGGGGGCCTCCAGAAGCAATTTGTAGGCGATCGATGAAGCCGCGCGAAGCCGGCGAGGGCCTCTCCCAGCGGTGGCCGCCGGCCTCTTTCCCGCCGCCCCTTCTTGCCTTTTGCTCCGCGAGTCTGACTGTCGTCCTAACCCTCTTTCCTGCATTTCAAACGGCCGGACTGGTTCTCTGCCTTTTAGGCTTTGTGCCTGgatctccttttttctctcaccCCCACTTCTTTCGTTCTCTCAGAATTAGGAGAATTTGTTTAAAACGAAAATGAGGCTTAATGATCCATTGCTTTCCTTTATTATCCTAAGACTTCTTCaggctgcctgtgttttccttttctccttgggGTGAGCTATTTATctttgccccctcccctctctcagccCCTCTTCCAGGGgcttgccttctccctctcctggctgaggctgcagcctggggtggggtggggggcttgggaACAGTAGTGGCCGCACCCCTATTCAGCTAGCCCTTGCTACACCTCTTTAACTAGCCTTCCAGAGGTCTGAAGCCATGACCCCCCTGTCTTCCCCAGGAgagcaggggggtgggcagagtcGTGGGGCAGTGGCTTCCTTTGTGGCCACAACGTCGGAATCCCCGGCAGATTCCTCGCCTTCATTCAAAAAAAGAGACAACTCCCGATTCCTTCCTCCAGCGCTAGGCCGGCTGGGCCCAGAGCCGCGGACTTCGCCGAGACTCTCCTGCGCTCTCCGCCCTGAGGCCTGAGCTGGCGAGAAACTTCTCGCGCCTGTGGAACGGAGTATGCGGGCCGCTGTGCGCGAGGGTACAGGGGTGCAAGTGGGCGCAACTGGAGAAGGCGCCGGTACGCGGCGATTGAGTCTGGCAAGGAGTGTGGGCCGcgttgagagagagacagaggtgtgGGGGGGCGGGTAGTGTGGTTGTGGGTGTGTGACGGGAGAAGGGTAAATGTGTGTGTCTCACGCACACCCATCTGCTCCTAATTGATCCCTCTTTCAGTGGGACTCTCCAAAACCCCTCCGCAGCCGGCGCGGATTGATTTTCCTCTTCCAGGGTGGGGGACCCGCTGCGTGAGGGCGGGCGGAGAGCCGGGGGAGGAGGGAGTCAGCAGGGCCCGGGTCTGGGGCCTGGCCGCTCCGCCTGGAGCCCCGGCTGAGGCGCAGAAACAAGGCGCGGGCCATCGGGCCTCCGGCCTCGGGGGAAGAGGCATCTTTGAAAGCGCGAGTTTGCGCAAACAAAAAGTCCCTCAGGACTCGCTGGTCTGCAAAGCGCAGACTGCATGGACTGAGCTCTGGCCCCGCTGTCTCCCCCAGCAGCGGCGGCGACCGGCCGCGTCTACACCCGCACTGAGCGTGTCGGCCAGATAGCCAAGAAGCCTCCGGTAAAACAGAGCCAGGGCTCTCCAGCCCCACCCCGGGCGCCGGCGAGCCTAGAGGGGCCGATCGGAAGCCGGCGAGCAAACGGGGTGCGACCGCCCCAGCAGGGACCCCGGGGCAGAGAGCCGCCCGCCCAGCGCGCTCACCTCCACTTCGTCCGCCGGTTCTGGAACCAGGTTTTGACCTGAGCGTCGGTCATTTTGAGCGCCTTGGCCAGGGCGGCGCGCTCGGCCGAAGCCAGGTACTTCTGGCGGTGGAAGCGCTTCTCCAGCTCGCAGATCTGCAGGCGCGTGAAGGACGTGCGCGGCTTCTTCTTCTTGGGGGGCGTCCGGTTCTGATAGGGGTGACCTATACGGCGTGTTACAGTGAAGGGTGAGAGGGCCACTGGAGCGGGAGACAGACAGACGGCAGAGGCAAGCGGCAGAGCGTCAGGAGGCGTCCCAGGCCCGACTCCCCGCGATCAGCGAGCGCAGCGGCTAGACCCCAGGAGCGGGGCGGCGATCCTCCCGTCAGCCCTCGGCTCCAAGCCCCAAGCCCGCGGCGGGAAACGGCCCCCTCCCGCCCGCCAGGccgacgccgccgccgccgccgccgccgccgccgccacggaGGCCTCTCTAGCCCGGGGCTCCCAAGTGCCCAGCCTGAACCGGCGCAGTCGCCGCCCCAGTCTCCTTGAGGGGCACGGTTGAGGCGAGCTAAAGGTCACAGTCCCCCACAGCCCCAGGCCTCCAGCCTCAGTGAAGCTGCCCAGCAGCCAGAGGCTGTGCTTGGTcaaggggagggggggtgctCGGGTCTTGACCTGAGCGACCACCACACAGCAGCATACACAGACACATCACATACCACAGGGGCAAGTTACAGATCTATACATCCCATCCGACACAACAGGCACAGGGGCAGACACAAACAGGACACAGGGCAACACAAAGCAGCACAGGGTGACAGCGATTCACTTCCTGAGAACCTCCTTCAGGCCTGAAGCAAGATTAGGGTGGGCTGTGGCTCCCCAGGTAGGCCCTCTGTAGAGACCCAAGAGCAGTAGATTCTCGTTGGAGGGTTCGATTAGAGCCCTTCAAGGCTGTCctggcctgggtggggggagTAGAAAGGGCAGCAGGCTCTGCCTCCCCAGGCCTGAGAGGACTTGGGTTGGGGCACTGGGATCCCTTGAGTACCTTAGGTCCGTCCTTCCTGGAGGCCCGCAGCAGACCGGCTGTATTGCCTCCGCTGCACCGcaccccactcacccccaccttTGCCACAGACCCAGCCTGGAGCCAGGGCTGCAAGGCGGTAACAGGAGCAGGGGGCCTGGGGTGCCTTGAGGTCTCCTAGCTGAGGGTGTAGCTCTAAGCTGCCTGTCTCCTTTCCACCCCTGGGCCCTGGATCCCGAGCCCCATGGGAGTCACGTCGCCAACGGCAGCGGCCCGTGCCTCCTCTCTCTGAGGCCGGGCCAGGAACCCAGGCATAGCTCGTGGCTACTTCCCAACCGGCTTGGGAGCTGGGCTCGGCAGGAGGATCGAGGATCGAGGATCGTAGCCTCGGATCCCAGGAATGCTAAGGGGCAGCGGGAAGTGAGGCCGGAGGGAAGGGCGCGCGCGTGAGCCAGAGCTGAGCGCCGAGAGCGGAAGCGGGAGCGGAGGGAGCCGGGGCGAGCGGAGGAAGGCGCGGAGCTGGCAGCGAGGAGGGCGGTAGCCGGCCGCGCTGAGTGCGTAATCGTCCCAGGAGTTGTCCTTCGGCCGCCGATCGATCGCGGGCCGGGCGGGTGCATTATTCACACTGGAGGGAACCGGGCTGGGCCCAGAGGGAAGGACGCCATGCCGGGACCGAACGAAAACGAAGCAGGAGGCTCAGCCTCACGCTGCCACCGAGCCGGACGAAGCCCGCAGTCCGGGAAGACGGGCCCGTCAGCCCTGCTGTTGGACTCAGGCTCCGGCCTCTGCCGGGCGGGCAAGCGCAGCGGGCGCTGGACCTCCGGAGCGccaagtggtgtgtgtgtgtgtgtgtgcgcgcgcgtagGGAACGAGAGGTGGGGAACCTGTTCTTTCCTTGCGCCTGACTCTGGGGCTCCCCGCCTCGGCCAGAGAGCGTTGGCCGGGACGGAAGAAACAGTTTGTTCACACTGCGCCCCTTTCTCCAAGATTCCCGAGCCCCAAATGCGGGCGAAAGCTAGTCTCGAAGCTACACCCCCCCTTCCCTCCGCCTGACTGAGCCCAGGGACTCCGAGAGGGGACCTGGGAGCGCTTCTCAGAGTGGGGGTCCTGCGGGAGAGACCGAGAGGGGCCCAGACTGGGAGAACTCTTCGAGCGTGGCGATTCCGCGAGCGTGGAAAGGTGGCGGGCGGCTGCGCCTGGGGGAAGTACCAAGAGAAGCCGGGCAGCCTGGTGCGCAGAGGGGCCGCGGGGAGCCGCCGGCCGGGGAAAGGTAGCGCAGAGCCCGGGCCGCGGCCAGGCGGGGCGCGCGCGGGCCGGACTCACCTGTGAACCTGTCCTTTGTGTATCTGCGGTTACTCTCCATCCAGGGGAAGGTGAGGCCGGTGAGGTTGTTGACACCTGGCACCGCAGGCACGGAGGGCACGGTGGGCAAGCCGGTAGCCAGAGGCTGAGGGTGGGCCACCGCTCCAGCAAGCGGCCTATGCGCGGGCACCCGGATCACCCCCGCAGCGCTCAGggcccccccgccgccgccgccgccgccgcccccgccgccgccaccgccgggACCGGGGCCTCCCGCCAAGGCCATGTTCACGTTGTAGGAGCCAGCCAGCGGGCCCATGCTgcaggcgccgccgccgccgcc
Proteins encoded in this window:
- the TLX1 gene encoding T-cell leukemia homeobox protein 1, producing the protein MEHLGPHHLHPGHAEPISFGIDQILNSPDQGGCMGPASRLQDGEYGLGCLVGGAYAYGGGGPAAGAGAGGAGAYGAGGPSGPGGPASGGGGGACSMGPLAGSYNVNMALAGGPGPGGGGGGGGGGGGGGGALSAAGVIRVPAHRPLAGAVAHPQPLATGLPTVPSVPAVPGVNNLTGLTFPWMESNRRYTKDRFTGHPYQNRTPPKKKKPRTSFTRLQICELEKRFHRQKYLASAERAALAKALKMTDAQVKTWFQNRRTKWRRQTAEEREAERQQANRILLQLQQEAFQKSLAQPLPADPLCVHNSSLFALQNLQPWSDDSTKITSVTSVASACE